From one Bacteroidota bacterium genomic stretch:
- a CDS encoding ImmA/IrrE family metallo-endopeptidase, with the protein MGINAVFAERFKSARLMKGFSLQDLADALDNQLSRQALHRYEKGEVIPDAEKINAMSKALNVNPDYFFRTTKVELSGVEFRKLSKMPQREASIIKEITKEKLSRYLELEEILGLSVDFKNPLNGIGKITAYEHVNEAAKKIRSDWNLGNGAIFNVVELLEDNNIKVIDLRVNDDFDGLQTFVNEIIPVVAYNANKINKPDRIRFTLLHELAHLLLEFGDVTERQKETLCHQFAGAMLLPEETIKTELGNHRNKLSINELGIIKKQYGISMQAVVMRAKDCGIINDHYTKQFFFLIKQLNWKVDEPVEYKGVEESNRFEQLLFRALIEDQISMSKAASLSNQSLAEFKKEHQPMF; encoded by the coding sequence ATGGGAATAAATGCTGTATTTGCCGAAAGATTTAAGTCAGCTCGTTTGATGAAAGGATTTTCATTGCAAGACTTAGCTGACGCCTTGGATAATCAGTTGTCTCGTCAAGCATTACACCGTTACGAGAAAGGGGAAGTAATTCCCGATGCTGAAAAAATCAACGCAATGAGTAAAGCTCTGAATGTAAATCCCGATTACTTTTTCCGAACTACTAAAGTGGAATTAAGTGGAGTAGAATTTCGTAAGCTAAGTAAGATGCCTCAACGAGAAGCTTCTATAATTAAAGAAATTACTAAAGAAAAACTATCACGATATTTAGAATTAGAAGAAATTTTAGGTTTATCAGTCGATTTTAAAAACCCATTAAATGGTATCGGAAAAATTACTGCTTACGAGCACGTAAACGAAGCAGCAAAAAAAATCAGATCAGATTGGAATTTAGGAAATGGAGCAATTTTCAATGTTGTTGAACTCTTAGAGGACAATAATATTAAAGTTATTGATTTGAGAGTTAATGATGATTTTGATGGTTTGCAAACCTTTGTAAACGAAATTATCCCTGTTGTGGCATATAATGCCAATAAGATAAACAAGCCTGACAGAATACGTTTTACACTTTTACACGAGTTAGCACACTTGCTATTAGAATTTGGCGATGTAACCGAACGGCAAAAAGAAACTTTGTGTCATCAGTTTGCAGGAGCAATGTTATTACCCGAAGAAACTATTAAAACTGAATTGGGCAATCACAGAAATAAACTTTCAATAAATGAGTTAGGTATTATCAAAAAACAATATGGCATTTCTATGCAGGCAGTTGTTATGAGAGCTAAAGATTGTGGAATCATTAATGACCATTACACCAAGCAGTTTTTCTTTTTAATCAAGCAACTGAATTGGAAGGTAGATGAACCTGTAGAATATAAGGGAGTGGAAGAAAGCAATCGTTTTGAACAACTTTTATTTAGAGCACTCATAGAAGACCAAATTTCAATGTCCAAAGCAGCTTCATTGTCAAATCAATCTTTGGCAGAATTTAAGAAAGAGCATCAACCAATGTTTTAA
- a CDS encoding DUF2188 domain-containing protein codes for MGKNQHVVPHGRDWAVKGAGNDKSTKITPTQKQAIDIAREIAKNQQSELVVHNKEGKIRTKDSFGNDPRNIKG; via the coding sequence ATGGGAAAAAATCAACACGTAGTGCCCCACGGTAGAGATTGGGCTGTAAAAGGTGCCGGTAATGACAAGAGCACAAAAATTACACCAACACAGAAACAGGCTATTGACATAGCACGAGAGATTGCCAAAAATCAGCAATCAGAATTGGTAGTTCACAATAAAGAAGGAAAAATTAGGACCAAAGACAGTTTTGGAAATGACCCACGAAACATTAAAGGATAA
- a CDS encoding T9SS type A sorting domain-containing protein translates to MKRNKYLINEYSAAAGVFILFSNISDAQVIYVDLEPDVVCDYGEVNFDIDNNGTQDFRILKETFYTFDSYFFSAHLLKIWEVGTSYTGNSIIGIPTQIAFTLSTGFHINESAPFNTGFFNMAGKRQEVSYTSALPIGPWTYHSGLWNEIPDEDRYLGIKFIDEAACIHYGWMRCSFTDSVETIHIKDYAYNAECGTGLYAGELISGINETQNEIGAVVYSFNKIIYLHLNEITELQLIISDITGKELIKDELLIANDKIDMQNYPTGIYLVSLLIDGNRFDKKVFIE, encoded by the coding sequence ATGAAACGAAATAAATACTTAATAAATGAATACTCCGCAGCAGCAGGAGTATTCATTTTATTTAGTAATATTTCAGATGCGCAGGTAATTTATGTAGACTTAGAACCGGATGTAGTTTGCGATTATGGTGAAGTGAATTTTGATATAGATAATAATGGCACTCAGGATTTTAGAATTTTGAAGGAGACTTTTTACACATTCGATTCCTATTTTTTTAGTGCTCACTTATTAAAAATTTGGGAAGTAGGAACGAGTTATACAGGCAACTCTATTATTGGAATACCAACACAAATCGCCTTTACACTTTCAACTGGGTTTCATATTAATGAATCTGCACCATTTAATACTGGTTTTTTCAATATGGCAGGGAAGCGCCAAGAGGTTTCATACACTTCGGCTTTACCAATTGGGCCTTGGACTTATCACTCTGGTTTATGGAATGAAATTCCAGATGAAGATCGTTATCTTGGTATTAAATTTATTGATGAAGCAGCGTGTATTCATTACGGTTGGATGCGTTGCTCATTTACAGATTCGGTCGAAACCATTCATATAAAAGATTATGCCTATAACGCCGAATGTGGAACGGGACTTTATGCAGGAGAACTGATTAGCGGAATAAACGAAACGCAAAATGAAATCGGAGCAGTCGTATATAGCTTTAACAAAATAATTTATCTACATCTAAATGAAATTACAGAACTACAACTAATTATTTCAGATATTACCGGTAAGGAATTAATAAAAGACGAATTGCTTATTGCTAACGATAAAATAGATATGCAGAATTACCCGACAGGAATATATTTGGTATCATTATTAATTGATGGAAATCGTTTTGACAAAAAGGTTTTCATCGAATAA
- a CDS encoding transposase, whose product MNPNYGNTVKQARDLFTTWNRININVNFQIRRYNHLKGIRTDSKGYDKKTYRSSETDCKNCPLRKSCAGEKTKFKKLDDTVDKPYYDRMHERMQTEYAKTMVRIRSKTVEPVLGTLLNFMGMRRVNTRGINKANKHVLMASLCYNLKKYLKFIRLSCATVTLVMGMPFFFCSPIVVFVWVNCMHCPLI is encoded by the coding sequence ATTAATCCAAATTATGGCAATACCGTAAAACAAGCGAGGGATTTATTTACAACATGGAACAGGATCAACATTAATGTCAACTTTCAAATAAGGCGATATAACCATTTAAAAGGAATAAGAACCGACAGCAAAGGTTATGATAAAAAAACGTATCGCAGTAGTGAAACGGATTGCAAAAATTGTCCGCTAAGAAAAAGTTGTGCCGGAGAAAAAACAAAGTTTAAAAAACTTGATGACACAGTCGATAAACCATATTACGACCGGATGCATGAACGTATGCAAACCGAGTATGCAAAAACGATGGTGCGTATAAGGAGCAAAACAGTAGAACCTGTGCTAGGAACATTACTCAATTTTATGGGTATGCGTAGAGTGAACACGCGCGGCATAAATAAAGCAAATAAGCATGTGTTAATGGCATCCCTATGTTACAATCTGAAAAAATATTTAAAGTTTATTCGCTTAAGTTGTGCAACAGTAACCCTTGTTATGGGCATGCCCTTCTTTTTCTGCAGTCCAATTGTCGTGTTTGTATGGGTCAACTGTATGCATTGTCCGCTTATCTAA